A window from Kovacikia minuta CCNUW1 encodes these proteins:
- a CDS encoding transposase has translation MGCTRFSVMGGVRFSDKKRIVDFISKGTGESFMSVLEGFYQELKNEWAETGNDIDNFEQNGPKIIIILDNASIHKRQDILEIIKKKMPNLILEFLPEYSPDYNLAELVWHSAKEFISNRLFKSIEELEALVNKLLNEGDLIVNWGRSIKNKGNAINAI, from the coding sequence CTGGGATGCACCCGATTTAGTGTTATGGGAGGAGTGCGATTTTCTGACAAGAAAAGAATTGTTGATTTCATTTCAAAAGGTACTGGAGAGAGTTTCATGAGTGTTCTTGAAGGATTTTATCAGGAACTCAAAAATGAGTGGGCAGAAACAGGGAATGATATAGATAACTTTGAACAAAATGGACCGAAAATCATCATTATTCTGGACAATGCCAGTATTCACAAGCGTCAAGATATTCTAGAAATAATTAAGAAGAAGATGCCTAATCTGATTTTAGAATTCCTACCTGAATACAGCCCTGACTACAATCTGGCAGAATTGGTTTGGCACTCAGCAAAAGAGTTTATCTCTAATCGCCTATTTAAATCAATTGAAGAGCTGGAAGCTCTTGTCAATAAATTACTGAATGAGGGTGATTTGATTGTAAATTGGGGGAGAAGTATCAAAAATAAAGGAAATGCTATTAATGCAATTTAG
- a CDS encoding WD40 repeat domain-containing protein: MIKLTNMGINGRAKSWGAKRMQESLLGLLVISATLFNCSCSSVISHFSSLPEPKTLQLQLSNSMAGISDVAISPDGNSLAIINYSNPFIVWDRRSGHILFSLPLTSQNSSVTAVAFSPDKNALLTGDFSQPNKQLTLWNAQTGKLEKKLASQGSYITTIAFSPDGKIVASGGRDDNAIRVWNLYTGQLKYVFIMPRRIVQIGFSSDSNFVRGADLAGTVHTYDIKTGKLIQTLADSKNEIGVEDVFSKVAFASNGKLMARGDANKGISLWNLETGNRIRIFSGHFYDSAHALAFSPNSKILATVGYSGRRELATGMRYHDLRLWDVQTGRLLGQSDKERHIMALAFTPDGKELITGSYPGQLLIWDISEIANHL, encoded by the coding sequence ATGATTAAGCTGACGAATATGGGCATAAATGGTAGAGCTAAGAGTTGGGGAGCAAAGCGGATGCAAGAGAGCCTGCTAGGTTTGCTTGTGATCTCTGCCACTCTGTTTAATTGTTCTTGTTCTTCTGTCATTTCACACTTCTCTTCACTCCCCGAACCAAAGACTTTACAACTACAATTATCCAACTCTATGGCTGGAATATCCGATGTTGCAATATCTCCAGATGGAAACAGCTTAGCGATCATCAACTACAGTAATCCTTTCATAGTATGGGACAGAAGGAGTGGTCACATCCTATTTAGCTTGCCACTTACAAGCCAGAATTCTTCAGTCACAGCTGTTGCCTTTTCTCCCGATAAAAACGCTCTTTTAACAGGTGATTTTAGTCAACCGAATAAGCAACTTACACTTTGGAATGCTCAAACGGGCAAATTAGAGAAAAAACTTGCTTCACAGGGTTCCTACATAACAACGATTGCTTTTTCACCAGACGGAAAAATTGTGGCAAGTGGTGGGAGAGACGATAATGCGATCAGAGTTTGGAATCTATACACAGGGCAGTTGAAATATGTTTTCATTATGCCGCGCAGAATTGTTCAAATTGGCTTCTCTTCTGATAGCAACTTTGTGAGAGGAGCGGATCTCGCTGGTACGGTTCATACCTATGACATTAAAACTGGTAAGTTGATTCAAACACTGGCAGATTCTAAAAATGAAATTGGGGTAGAGGATGTATTTTCTAAAGTTGCATTTGCCTCAAATGGCAAACTAATGGCTCGCGGAGATGCTAACAAAGGAATCAGTTTATGGAACTTGGAAACAGGCAACCGAATTCGCATTTTTTCAGGGCATTTTTATGATAGTGCTCATGCACTTGCCTTCTCACCAAATAGTAAAATTCTCGCAACCGTTGGTTATTCGGGGCGACGTGAATTGGCTACAGGTATGAGGTATCATGACTTGCGACTCTGGGATGTTCAAACAGGAAGGTTGTTGGGGCAATCCGATAAAGAAAGGCATATTATGGCACTTGCCTTTACTCCTGATGGAAAAGAGTTGATTACTGGTAGTTACCCTGGGCAACTTCTAATCTGGGATATCAGCGAGATCGCCAATCACTTGTAG
- a CDS encoding transposase, whose protein sequence is MLGFADSTQPKRERAIALAAFAGVTPQEHQSGTSVQGKTRLCKIGSLRLRKVLYFPALNLIRRCPQIQAFRDRLLAAGKTKMQVVGAVMHKLIRIIYGVLHSRQPFDPTKLCPTP, encoded by the coding sequence ATGTTGGGTTTCGCAGACTCAACCCAACCTAAGCGAGAGAGGGCGATCGCACTCGCAGCGTTTGCAGGGGTAACCCCGCAAGAACATCAATCGGGAACATCCGTTCAAGGCAAAACCCGATTATGTAAAATTGGCAGCCTCCGTCTGCGTAAAGTGCTTTATTTCCCAGCCTTGAACCTGATCCGGCGTTGTCCTCAAATTCAAGCCTTTCGCGATCGCTTACTCGCAGCGGGCAAAACCAAGATGCAGGTCGTCGGAGCGGTCATGCATAAGTTGATCCGCATCATCTACGGTGTTTTGCATTCAAGGCAGCCCTTTGACCCGACCAAACTTTGCCCCACCCCTTGA
- a CDS encoding serine/threonine protein kinase — translation MLTQNQVLQNRYFLKQPLGNHAGRQTWLAADQQTETIVVVKLLAFSPQMQWDALRLFEREAAVLQQLNHPRIPRYLDYFSIDKKDGGGLCWFGLVQEYIPGASLQQRLQQGERFNSTQIQEIATQILEILLYLHGLEPPVLHRDIKPGNLILNETGQVYLVDFGSVQHQAAIEGVTFTIVGTTGYTPLEQFWGRATPASDLYALGATLIHLITGIAPADLPQRNLRIQFRDRISLDPAFVAWIEALVEPDLELRYPSAQQALTDLRARQSLHYPFQRVPPPVGRRIKLLRSPQQLNLEIQGWKQLPFLPLDFAIFGIKGLLALSSLFSQGLIVAGLLASTIAILISTFWIGAEMLIWLLFGMWFAFIGYQCMKALNQELAGVRTDLKRSPSPFLAFGTHRLQLDKTRLTITWKILGFTVRNLAAQTANITEISGDRGTLTIETVETAHQLGYRLSSAESKWLVREIRDWLNYQGSRENDKG, via the coding sequence ATGTTGACGCAGAATCAGGTTCTTCAAAATCGCTACTTTCTCAAGCAACCGTTGGGCAACCATGCCGGACGGCAAACCTGGTTAGCGGCAGACCAGCAGACAGAGACGATCGTGGTGGTCAAACTGCTGGCATTTAGTCCGCAGATGCAATGGGATGCGCTGAGATTGTTTGAGCGGGAGGCAGCCGTCCTTCAGCAACTCAACCATCCCAGAATCCCCCGCTATCTCGACTATTTTTCGATCGATAAAAAGGATGGCGGCGGACTCTGCTGGTTTGGGCTGGTGCAGGAATATATTCCCGGTGCTTCTTTGCAGCAACGGTTGCAGCAGGGAGAGCGGTTTAATTCCACGCAAATTCAGGAAATAGCCACTCAAATTTTAGAAATTTTGCTCTATTTGCATGGGTTAGAGCCACCTGTTTTGCATCGAGATATCAAACCTGGCAACCTGATTTTGAATGAAACAGGGCAGGTCTACCTGGTTGATTTTGGTTCCGTGCAGCATCAGGCCGCGATCGAAGGCGTTACATTTACCATCGTGGGGACCACTGGCTACACTCCCTTAGAGCAGTTTTGGGGACGGGCAACCCCTGCCTCTGACCTCTATGCATTAGGAGCCACCTTAATTCACCTGATCACCGGGATTGCCCCGGCAGATTTACCCCAGCGCAATTTGCGGATTCAGTTTCGCGATCGCATCAGCCTTGACCCTGCCTTCGTTGCCTGGATAGAAGCCCTGGTTGAACCCGATCTGGAACTGCGTTACCCATCTGCCCAGCAAGCCCTGACAGATTTACGCGCGCGGCAATCGCTTCACTATCCCTTTCAGAGGGTTCCTCCTCCAGTGGGTCGCCGAATTAAACTACTGCGCTCGCCCCAACAATTGAATCTTGAAATTCAAGGATGGAAGCAACTTCCGTTTCTGCCGTTAGATTTCGCCATTTTTGGCATCAAAGGTCTGCTGGCACTCAGCTCACTGTTTTCCCAGGGATTAATTGTGGCAGGACTGCTTGCCAGCACGATCGCAATTCTGATCAGCACCTTCTGGATTGGGGCTGAAATGTTGATTTGGCTACTATTTGGGATGTGGTTTGCGTTCATTGGATACCAGTGTATGAAAGCGCTAAACCAGGAACTGGCAGGCGTAAGAACCGACCTGAAGCGATCGCCCTCCCCCTTCCTCGCCTTTGGCACCCATCGCCTTCAGCTTGACAAAACCCGACTGACCATCACCTGGAAGATTCTGGGATTTACCGTTCGCAATTTAGCGGCACAAACAGCCAACATTACCGAAATTTCGGGCGATCGGGGTACTCTGACGATTGAAACCGTAGAAACTGCCCATCAACTCGGCTACCGCCTGTCTTCCGCTGAGTCCAAATGGCTCGTTCGGGAAATCAGGGATTGGCTGAATTACCAGGGCAGCAGGGAGAACGATAAAGGATAA
- a CDS encoding HEAT repeat domain-containing protein, with translation MNPSDLEQISTQLESQNTRDRMVALASLRDVPAEFAVPLIKKVLDDESLQIRAMAVFALGIKQTDESYPILLDILVNEPDYSIRADAAGALGYLQDPRAFEPLSRAFYEDTDWLVRFSAAVSLGNLKDPRAYDLLIQALDSNEIVLQQAAIAALGEIKALDAVDHILRFAQSEDWLVRQRLAEALGQLPTPKSLSALKYLERDSHPQVAEAARISLQRLEEGKEE, from the coding sequence ATGAATCCCTCAGATTTAGAACAAATTTCAACGCAACTGGAAAGTCAGAATACTCGCGATCGCATGGTTGCGCTGGCATCCTTGCGAGATGTCCCCGCTGAATTTGCAGTGCCTTTGATCAAAAAAGTGTTGGATGATGAGAGTCTGCAAATTCGAGCGATGGCAGTGTTTGCCCTGGGGATTAAGCAGACTGACGAAAGCTACCCCATCCTTTTAGACATTCTGGTTAACGAACCCGATTACAGCATTCGGGCGGATGCCGCTGGGGCTTTGGGATATCTGCAAGATCCGCGCGCATTCGAACCTTTATCACGGGCATTCTACGAAGACACGGATTGGTTGGTACGCTTTAGTGCAGCGGTTTCCCTCGGTAATCTCAAAGATCCCCGTGCCTACGATTTGTTGATCCAGGCATTGGATAGTAATGAAATCGTTTTGCAGCAAGCTGCAATTGCAGCTTTAGGAGAAATCAAAGCCTTAGATGCCGTCGATCACATTTTGCGCTTTGCCCAATCGGAGGACTGGCTGGTGCGCCAGAGATTGGCTGAAGCCCTGGGACAACTCCCAACCCCTAAAAGCCTTTCAGCACTAAAATATCTGGAAAGAGACAGCCATCCTCAAGTGGCTGAAGCGGCCAGGATTTCACTGCAACGGTTGGAAGAAGGGAAGGAGGAGTAG
- a CDS encoding site-2 protease family protein, which yields MITAITVLVALGFLGWGFNRARPFGKLGILAWLQSVVLMAPWLIFFSLSAAGIYLNLVSVLFLFVLSTGVYIFLGNRLRALGQETLSRRASAIAQETEQAEPKPEDIRDAESGATRPPQPEGVVKEPDVVPIPAEDLRAIQGIFGIDTFFATETIPYQEGAVFRGNLRGEPQPTYDRMSSALQEQLGDRYRLFLVESQDGKPVVIVLPSSRDPKPMTVVQKGISVLLLLATISTCLESGGLMRGFDFFSAPGRWQEVLPLALGILFVLTTHELGHWLVAQRYQIRLSLPFFIPTWQLGSFGALTRFESLLPNRSVLFDIAFAGPAAGGMVALVMLIVGLVLSHQGSLFQLPTEFFKGSILVGTLARVVLRESLQQPIVDVHPLVILGWLGLVITALNLMPAGQLDGGRIVQAIYGRKIAGRTTIGTIIVLGLVSLVNPLALYWAILVLFLQRELERPTLNDLTEPDDARAALALLALFLMVATLLPLTPGLAGRLGIGS from the coding sequence ATGATTACGGCAATTACCGTGCTGGTCGCATTGGGTTTTTTGGGTTGGGGGTTTAACCGTGCTAGACCCTTTGGCAAACTGGGGATCTTAGCCTGGTTACAGTCGGTCGTGTTGATGGCTCCCTGGCTCATCTTTTTTAGCCTTTCGGCAGCAGGCATCTACCTGAACCTGGTCAGTGTACTGTTTTTATTTGTACTATCCACCGGGGTTTACATCTTCTTGGGCAATCGATTGCGGGCGCTGGGGCAAGAAACCCTCTCCCGACGGGCTTCTGCCATTGCTCAGGAGACAGAGCAGGCGGAACCTAAGCCGGAGGACATTAGAGATGCAGAATCGGGTGCCACCCGTCCACCCCAACCGGAAGGAGTTGTTAAAGAGCCTGATGTCGTTCCCATTCCAGCGGAAGATTTGCGGGCTATTCAGGGCATTTTTGGGATTGACACCTTTTTTGCAACTGAAACAATCCCCTATCAGGAAGGGGCTGTTTTTCGGGGAAACCTGCGGGGAGAACCGCAACCCACCTATGACCGAATGTCCTCAGCTTTGCAGGAGCAATTGGGCGATCGCTACCGCCTTTTTTTAGTTGAAAGTCAGGATGGTAAGCCTGTGGTTATCGTACTGCCGAGCAGTCGTGACCCAAAACCCATGACAGTGGTGCAGAAAGGTATTTCGGTGTTACTGCTGCTGGCCACGATCTCAACCTGTTTAGAGAGCGGTGGGCTAATGCGCGGATTTGACTTTTTTAGTGCACCTGGACGCTGGCAGGAGGTTTTGCCCTTAGCCCTTGGAATTCTGTTTGTGCTAACCACCCACGAATTGGGGCATTGGCTAGTGGCACAGCGCTACCAAATTCGTCTCAGCCTGCCATTCTTCATTCCAACCTGGCAGCTTGGCTCTTTTGGTGCCCTGACGCGATTTGAGTCCTTATTGCCAAACCGATCCGTTTTGTTCGATATTGCCTTTGCAGGACCCGCCGCCGGTGGCATGGTTGCCCTTGTGATGTTGATTGTAGGGCTGGTTCTATCCCACCAGGGGAGCCTGTTCCAGTTACCCACCGAGTTTTTTAAGGGTTCTATTCTGGTTGGAACTCTGGCACGGGTGGTGCTACGCGAGTCTTTGCAACAACCGATCGTGGATGTGCATCCCTTAGTCATTCTAGGTTGGCTGGGGTTAGTGATTACCGCCCTAAATTTAATGCCAGCGGGGCAATTGGATGGGGGCAGAATTGTGCAGGCAATTTATGGACGCAAAATTGCAGGTCGCACAACGATCGGCACCATTATTGTGTTGGGGTTGGTATCGCTGGTCAATCCTCTGGCGCTGTATTGGGCAATCCTGGTTTTGTTTTTGCAACGCGAGTTAGAACGTCCAACCTTGAACGACTTGACAGAACCCGACGATGCCAGGGCAGCCCTGGCATTGTTGGCATTATTTCTAATGGTCGCAACTCTACTACCCCTGACCCCTGGATTGGCAGGTCGGTTGGGAATTGGGAGTTGA
- the tsf gene encoding translation elongation factor Ts, with the protein MAEITAKMVSELRQKTGAGMMDCKKALQENDGDLEKAGEWLRKKGIASAGKKEGKTAAEGLIDSYIHTGSRVGVLVEVNCQTDFVARNEAFKKLVQDIAKQIVASTQVEYVKVADIPKDFVEKETAIEMGKEDLAGKPDNIKEKIVQGRIDKRLKELCLLDQPYIRDQNITVEELVKQHVAQLGENIQVRRFVRFVLGEGIEKEETDFVAEVAAQMGTTTKESEPAQAPEAKEPAQAPEAQAPVAKEAEKKESKKDGKKDGKKGKK; encoded by the coding sequence ATGGCGGAAATTACAGCAAAAATGGTGAGCGAACTGCGCCAGAAAACAGGTGCAGGTATGATGGATTGCAAAAAAGCACTCCAGGAAAATGACGGTGATCTTGAGAAAGCAGGTGAATGGCTTCGTAAGAAGGGCATTGCGTCTGCTGGCAAGAAAGAAGGCAAAACGGCAGCCGAAGGATTAATTGATAGCTACATCCATACGGGTAGCCGGGTGGGTGTGCTGGTAGAAGTAAACTGCCAGACAGACTTTGTAGCGCGGAATGAAGCCTTCAAAAAACTGGTTCAGGATATTGCCAAGCAGATCGTTGCCAGCACCCAGGTTGAATACGTCAAGGTTGCTGACATCCCGAAGGACTTTGTTGAGAAGGAAACGGCGATCGAGATGGGGAAGGAAGACCTGGCGGGCAAACCTGACAACATCAAGGAAAAGATCGTTCAGGGACGGATTGACAAGCGCCTGAAAGAGCTTTGCTTGCTCGATCAACCCTACATTCGTGATCAAAACATTACTGTAGAGGAATTGGTGAAGCAGCACGTTGCTCAACTGGGTGAAAACATCCAGGTTCGTCGCTTCGTCCGGTTTGTCCTGGGCGAAGGCATCGAGAAGGAAGAAACGGACTTTGTTGCTGAAGTGGCTGCTCAGATGGGCACCACTACCAAAGAAAGTGAACCTGCTCAAGCGCCTGAAGCCAAAGAACCTGCTCAAGCGCCTGAAGCTCAAGCGCCTGTTGCGAAAGAGGCGGAAAAGAAGGAGTCCAAGAAGGACGGCAAGAAGGACGGCAAGAAGGGTAAGAAGTAG